Proteins from a single region of Candidatus Hydrogenedentota bacterium:
- a CDS encoding uroporphyrinogen decarboxylase — protein sequence MTPEDWEHLQRIVQTGQSDEATAAFIIDSPWLPNWFDKSIFDYYADPECWFQANLAAIQNFPKAMFLPGFWAEYGMCSEPASFGARCSFYEDEFPFAHPVPDALNSLSQPDPRTDGLTPFILQRLESMRPRIEAAGHHIRFAIARGPLNIASFLMGSSEFLMALCMEPEKVQRLLDTITRFLVDWLQLQKERIDSIDGIFILDDIVGFIGEDDFQKFAKPRITQMFSAFDASLRFFHNDAHGLVCAPHLADMGVNLFNFSCDHTIEEMLQLTGNSVTLLGNIPPRDVLAQGTPEDVTRSVRELRQSLPDNKRVLYSCGGGMPPGVSTENINAFLNALSE from the coding sequence ATGACTCCCGAAGATTGGGAACACCTTCAACGGATCGTTCAAACGGGGCAATCAGACGAGGCTACAGCGGCTTTTATCATTGACAGCCCCTGGCTGCCCAACTGGTTTGATAAGTCCATCTTCGACTACTACGCTGATCCCGAATGTTGGTTTCAGGCGAATCTCGCCGCGATCCAAAATTTTCCAAAAGCCATGTTCCTGCCCGGCTTCTGGGCAGAATACGGCATGTGCTCAGAGCCTGCCTCCTTCGGGGCACGCTGCAGTTTTTATGAAGATGAATTTCCTTTTGCTCATCCTGTGCCCGATGCTTTAAATTCTTTGAGCCAACCCGATCCGCGCACCGATGGCCTCACGCCCTTCATACTGCAGCGCCTCGAAAGCATGCGTCCGAGAATTGAAGCGGCAGGGCATCACATTCGCTTTGCCATCGCGCGGGGGCCTCTGAATATTGCCTCCTTCCTCATGGGATCCTCTGAATTCCTCATGGCGCTATGCATGGAGCCGGAAAAAGTGCAACGCCTCTTAGACACGATTACACGTTTTCTCGTAGACTGGCTGCAGCTTCAAAAAGAGCGTATTGATTCTATCGACGGCATCTTTATACTGGACGATATTGTCGGTTTTATAGGAGAAGACGACTTTCAAAAATTCGCCAAGCCACGGATCACCCAAATGTTCTCCGCCTTCGACGCATCCCTTCGTTTCTTTCATAATGATGCCCATGGGCTGGTTTGTGCGCCCCACCTCGCCGATATGGGCGTCAATCTCTTTAATTTTTCCTGCGACCATACGATAGAAGAAATGCTGCAGCTCACAGGCAATTCAGTAACCTTACTGGGAAACATCCCGCCACGTGATGTGCTGGCACAGGGAACCCCGGAAGATGTGACGCGCAGTGTCCGGGAATTGCGTCAGTCCCTGCCCGACAACAAACGCGTCCTTTACTCCTGCGGCGGCGGTATGCCGCCCGGCGTATCAACAGAGAACATTAACGCCTTCCTCAACGCCTTATCGGAGTAA
- a CDS encoding gfo/Idh/MocA family oxidoreductase has protein sequence IIEKTGAQILWIHGEEAHSGSHNPTYAYWKYSGGGVMIGKGCHPLTAALYLKEVEGRARNGVAIAPKSVTARTAALTRMPSFQDAGFIRRDYHDIDDFSMMHVTFEDGCLATVFASDIILGGIHNWLEVAANNHRTVCNINPNTAMQVYNPRHENFSDIYTVEKIEQKQGWTLMPPDEDWFTGYPQEIEAFYRSAAYGDPVESNSRLGANTISTIYSAYVSAEKGGAEIPIKVF, from the coding sequence AATCATCGAAAAAACGGGCGCACAGATTCTGTGGATTCACGGGGAAGAAGCCCATTCCGGATCCCATAACCCCACTTATGCCTATTGGAAATACTCCGGCGGCGGCGTGATGATTGGCAAAGGTTGTCACCCCCTTACGGCGGCACTCTATCTTAAAGAGGTGGAAGGGCGTGCCCGCAACGGCGTAGCCATTGCGCCCAAATCTGTCACCGCGCGCACAGCGGCACTAACGCGTATGCCCTCCTTCCAAGATGCCGGATTCATCAGAAGAGATTATCACGACATTGATGATTTTTCCATGATGCATGTCACCTTTGAAGATGGCTGCTTAGCAACGGTCTTCGCCTCAGATATTATTTTAGGCGGCATACACAATTGGCTTGAAGTGGCTGCCAACAATCACCGCACCGTGTGCAATATTAATCCCAATACAGCCATGCAAGTATATAATCCCCGCCATGAAAACTTTTCCGATATTTACACGGTAGAAAAAATAGAACAAAAACAGGGATGGACCCTTATGCCGCCCGATGAAGACTGGTTTACGGGATACCCTCAGGAAATTGAGGCTTTTTACCGCAGTGCCGCCTATGGCGATCCGGTGGAAAGCAACAGCCGTTTGGGTGCCAACACGATCTCTACCATTTATTCCGCTTATGTGTCCGCAGAAAAAGGCGGCGCAGAAATACCGATCAAAGTCTTTTAA